In Oikeobacillus pervagus, one genomic interval encodes:
- the spoVS gene encoding stage V sporulation protein SpoVS — translation MEILKVSAKSNPNSVAGALAGVLRERGAAEIQAIGAGALNQAVKAVAIARGFVAPSGVDLICIPAFTDIQIEGEERTAIKLIVEPR, via the coding sequence ATGGAAATATTAAAAGTTTCAGCAAAATCTAATCCGAATTCTGTAGCTGGAGCACTAGCCGGTGTTCTTCGAGAACGAGGTGCCGCAGAAATTCAAGCAATAGGCGCAGGAGCATTGAATCAAGCAGTGAAAGCCGTTGCGATAGCCCGTGGTTTCGTTGCACCGAGTGGTGTCGATTTAATTTGTATTCCAGCATTTACAGATATTCAAATTGAGGGAGAAGAACGAACGGCGATTAAATTAATTGTCGAGCCGAGATGA